One region of Microbacterium sufflavum genomic DNA includes:
- a CDS encoding NRAMP family divalent metal transporter, which produces MSEQSTAALSPEDEARAAHAKKRAGRSAVIGAIFLMATSAIGPGFITQTATFTAQMGAAFAFAILVSILVDIAVQLNIWRMITSSGKRAGELANSAIPFSGHVIAVLVVIGGLAFNIGNIAGGGLGLNALLGIDPKIGGALTAALAIIIFLVKKAGKVMDVVLIVLGIGMIVMTVVVALIAQPPIGDALRQTFVPDQLNFATITTIVGGTVGGYITYSGAHRYLDSGHVGPQYAKPVMRAAANGILVTGIMRYVLFLAILGVVASGVALDLSSQAANPAGQAFGAVLGDAGLRIFGAIFWAAAISSVIGAAYTSATFLSTFTAKLHGGWPLQLATVAFIVVSLGVYLAIGTAPAAILVFVGGFNGLILPIGLTVFMYIGWFRRDLLGDRKYPMWLLIAGTVVTALTWYMGAVSIGPIFAFLGIGA; this is translated from the coding sequence ATGTCCGAGCAGTCCACCGCCGCCCTCTCCCCGGAGGACGAGGCCCGCGCCGCCCACGCGAAGAAGCGCGCGGGACGCAGTGCCGTCATCGGCGCCATCTTCCTCATGGCCACGAGCGCCATCGGGCCCGGCTTCATCACGCAGACCGCCACCTTCACGGCGCAGATGGGGGCCGCGTTCGCGTTCGCGATCCTGGTGTCGATCCTGGTCGACATCGCGGTGCAGCTGAACATCTGGCGCATGATCACCTCCTCGGGCAAGCGCGCCGGCGAGCTCGCCAACAGCGCCATCCCGTTCTCCGGGCACGTCATCGCCGTGCTCGTGGTGATCGGCGGCCTCGCGTTCAACATCGGCAACATCGCCGGGGGTGGCCTCGGTCTCAACGCCCTGCTCGGCATCGACCCGAAGATCGGCGGCGCACTCACCGCGGCGCTCGCGATCATCATCTTCCTGGTGAAGAAGGCCGGCAAGGTGATGGACGTCGTGCTCATCGTCCTCGGCATCGGCATGATCGTGATGACCGTGGTCGTCGCCCTGATCGCCCAGCCGCCCATCGGCGACGCGCTGCGGCAGACGTTCGTGCCCGACCAGCTCAACTTCGCCACCATCACCACCATCGTCGGCGGCACCGTCGGCGGCTACATCACCTACTCCGGTGCGCACCGCTACCTCGACTCCGGCCACGTCGGCCCGCAGTACGCGAAGCCCGTCATGCGCGCCGCGGCCAACGGCATCCTCGTCACCGGCATCATGCGGTACGTGCTGTTCCTCGCCATCCTCGGGGTCGTCGCCTCCGGTGTGGCACTCGACCTCTCGTCGCAGGCCGCGAACCCGGCCGGGCAGGCGTTCGGCGCCGTGCTGGGCGACGCGGGTCTGCGCATCTTCGGCGCGATCTTCTGGGCCGCCGCAATCAGCTCCGTGATCGGCGCCGCCTACACCTCGGCCACGTTCCTGTCGACGTTCACCGCGAAGCTGCACGGCGGCTGGCCCCTGCAGCTCGCGACCGTCGCCTTCATCGTCGTCTCGCTCGGGGTCTACCTCGCGATCGGCACGGCCCCCGCGGCGATCCTCGTGTTCGTCGGCGGCTTCAACGGCCTGATCCTGCCGATCGGCCTCACGGTGTTCATGTACATCGGCTGGTTCCGGCGCGACCTGCTCGGCGACCGGAAGTACCCGATGTGGCTGCTGATCGCCGGTACCGTCGTGACCGCCCTCACCTGGTACATGGGTGCCGTCTCGATCGGCCCCATCTTCGCCTTCCTCGGAATCGGAGCGTGA
- a CDS encoding LamB/YcsF family protein codes for MATIDLNSDLGENVPDRIVSDDASMLRIVTSANVSCGFHAGSPEGIRETLAAAVAGGVVIGAHPGYRDYENFGRTKVDIDSATLQAHVEYQLGALLGLAAAVGGRVSYVKPHGALYNTIARDERQSKDVVAAIRAVDPSLVLLGLAGGVVLDVAQRAGLAVAAEAFADRAYQPDGQLVSRTEEGAVLHDPTAVAERMVRLAADGVIRAIDGTDVAVSAQSICVHGDSPGSVAMAAETKRLLQAEGITIAPFAGV; via the coding sequence ATGGCGACCATCGACCTGAACTCGGACCTCGGCGAGAACGTCCCCGACCGGATCGTCAGCGACGACGCCAGCATGCTGCGCATCGTCACGAGTGCGAACGTGTCGTGCGGTTTCCACGCCGGCAGCCCCGAGGGCATCCGCGAGACGCTCGCTGCGGCCGTGGCGGGAGGCGTCGTGATCGGCGCGCACCCCGGCTACCGCGACTACGAGAACTTCGGGCGCACGAAGGTCGACATCGACTCCGCGACGCTCCAGGCCCACGTCGAGTACCAGCTCGGCGCACTCCTGGGGCTCGCGGCCGCGGTGGGCGGTCGGGTCTCGTACGTCAAACCCCACGGCGCGCTCTACAACACGATCGCCCGCGACGAGCGGCAGTCGAAAGACGTGGTGGCGGCGATCCGTGCGGTCGACCCCTCGCTCGTGCTGCTCGGGCTCGCGGGAGGCGTGGTGCTCGACGTCGCACAGCGGGCGGGGCTCGCGGTGGCCGCTGAGGCCTTCGCCGACCGCGCCTACCAGCCGGACGGACAGCTCGTGTCGCGCACCGAGGAGGGCGCCGTGCTGCACGACCCGACCGCGGTCGCCGAGCGCATGGTGCGCCTCGCCGCCGACGGCGTGATCCGGGCGATCGACGGCACCGACGTCGCGGTGTCCGCCCAGTCCATCTGCGTGCACGGCGACAGCCCCGGCTCGGTCGCGATGGCCGCCGAGACGAAGCGCCTGCTGCAGGCCGAGGGCATCACGATCGCCCCGTTCGCCGGAGTCTGA
- a CDS encoding putative hydro-lyase, with product MAVLATPDQLTAARAARAAHRAGHSAPTSGVAPGLTQANLIAVPADWAFETLLYAQRNPKPCPVLEVIEQGQVESRLAPGSDIRTDIGRYRIWRDGELAEEVTDATAAWAEQPDLVAFLIGCSFTFETGLVEAGIPIRHQELGRNVPMYRTAVDCAPAGRLRGEMVVSMRPIPADRVADAVQISARTPAVHGAPVHIGDPASLGITDLSTPDFGDAPELRDGEIPVFWACGVTPQAAIMASKPPFAVTHAPGYMFVTDVPDAEYRV from the coding sequence ATGGCCGTGCTCGCGACCCCCGACCAGCTCACCGCTGCGCGCGCCGCCCGCGCCGCGCACCGGGCGGGACACTCCGCGCCCACCAGCGGCGTCGCGCCGGGACTGACGCAGGCGAACCTCATCGCCGTGCCGGCCGACTGGGCGTTCGAGACGCTGCTGTACGCGCAGCGCAACCCGAAGCCCTGCCCCGTGCTCGAGGTGATCGAGCAGGGCCAGGTGGAGTCACGGCTGGCGCCGGGCAGCGACATCCGCACCGACATCGGCCGTTACCGCATCTGGCGCGACGGCGAGCTCGCGGAGGAGGTGACCGACGCGACGGCCGCGTGGGCCGAGCAGCCCGACCTCGTCGCGTTCCTCATCGGCTGCAGCTTCACGTTCGAGACCGGTCTCGTCGAGGCGGGCATCCCCATCCGTCACCAGGAGCTCGGGCGCAACGTGCCGATGTACCGCACGGCCGTGGACTGCGCGCCGGCCGGACGGCTGCGCGGCGAGATGGTCGTGTCGATGCGCCCGATCCCCGCGGACCGCGTGGCCGACGCCGTGCAGATCTCCGCCCGCACGCCGGCCGTGCACGGCGCACCCGTGCACATCGGCGACCCGGCCTCGCTGGGCATCACCGACCTGTCGACCCCGGACTTCGGCGACGCCCCCGAGCTGCGCGACGGCGAGATCCCCGTGTTCTGGGCCTGCGGTGTGACCCCGCAGGCGGCGATCATGGCGTCGAAGCCGCCGTTCGCCGTGACACACGCTCCCGGTTACATGTTCGTGACCGACGTGCCGGATGCGGAGTACCGGGTCTGA
- a CDS encoding 5-oxoprolinase/urea amidolyase family protein: protein MRILTASDGALLVEADDLEQAMRLNLAWDGVPGVVERIPGARTVLVRYDPLRTTAAALAGVLAATEVDAAELPDAGEVEVPVRYDGEDLDETATLLGVSAEELVARHLAADWRVAFSGFAPGFGYAVSDDALFDVPRRSSPRTRVPAGSVALAGAFSGVYPRESPGGWQLIGRTDLAMWDIDRDPPALFAPGRRVRFVRAERAAVVASAESAGGADPRGGEASATQGARAPGAPAVEVVRSSLQLLVQDEGRAGYAALGVSASGIADRVALRDANRAVGNPSAAAVLECVGGAVLRFHGAGVAAVAGATGVLTLTDAVGVPRDMAPGAPFATVDGDELTLGHPERGLRFVIAVRGGIDVAPALDSRASDTLAGLGPRPLAAGDVVPIGTAPVSSVDPVVLPRDLPAPGDTVALEITLGPRDDWFTAAGVAALTGQEWTVTPRSDRVGIRLHGEVPLERAVGGELPSEGAVTGAIQVPPDGQPVLFLPDHPLTGGYPIIGALTDRSLDLAAQLPPGVHVRFIVKETP, encoded by the coding sequence ATGCGCATCCTCACGGCCTCCGACGGCGCGCTCCTGGTCGAGGCGGACGACCTCGAACAGGCCATGCGACTCAACCTCGCGTGGGACGGCGTGCCCGGCGTGGTCGAGCGCATCCCCGGCGCGCGCACGGTGCTGGTGCGCTACGACCCGCTGCGCACCACGGCCGCCGCGCTCGCCGGGGTGCTCGCCGCGACCGAGGTCGACGCCGCCGAGCTCCCCGATGCGGGCGAGGTCGAGGTGCCGGTGCGCTACGACGGGGAAGACCTCGACGAGACGGCGACGCTGCTCGGGGTGTCGGCGGAAGAGCTCGTCGCGCGTCACCTCGCGGCCGACTGGCGGGTCGCGTTCTCGGGCTTCGCGCCCGGCTTCGGCTATGCGGTGAGCGACGACGCGCTGTTCGACGTGCCGCGCCGCTCGTCGCCGCGCACGCGCGTGCCCGCGGGCTCGGTCGCGCTCGCCGGAGCCTTCAGCGGCGTGTACCCCCGCGAGAGCCCCGGCGGCTGGCAGCTGATCGGCCGCACCGACCTGGCCATGTGGGACATCGACCGCGACCCTCCCGCACTGTTCGCACCCGGGCGGCGGGTGCGGTTCGTGCGGGCTGAGCGGGCCGCGGTCGTCGCGTCGGCCGAGAGCGCCGGCGGCGCGGATCCGCGCGGCGGAGAAGCCTCCGCGACCCAGGGGGCGCGCGCTCCCGGGGCCCCCGCGGTGGAGGTCGTGCGCTCGTCGCTGCAGCTGCTCGTGCAGGACGAGGGTCGCGCGGGCTATGCCGCCCTGGGCGTCTCGGCCTCCGGCATCGCGGACCGGGTGGCCCTGCGCGACGCCAACCGCGCGGTCGGCAACCCCTCCGCCGCTGCCGTCCTGGAGTGCGTGGGCGGTGCGGTGCTGCGGTTCCACGGAGCCGGGGTGGCCGCGGTGGCCGGAGCGACCGGGGTCCTCACCCTCACGGACGCCGTCGGCGTGCCGCGCGACATGGCCCCCGGGGCACCGTTCGCCACGGTCGACGGCGACGAGCTCACCCTCGGTCACCCCGAGCGCGGGCTGCGCTTCGTGATCGCCGTGCGCGGCGGGATCGACGTCGCCCCGGCGCTCGACAGCCGCGCCAGCGACACCCTCGCCGGGCTCGGCCCGCGGCCCCTCGCGGCGGGCGATGTCGTGCCGATCGGCACGGCCCCGGTGAGCTCGGTGGATCCGGTCGTCCTGCCGCGCGACCTTCCCGCCCCGGGCGACACCGTGGCGCTCGAGATCACGCTCGGCCCGCGCGACGACTGGTTCACCGCGGCCGGGGTCGCCGCGCTCACCGGTCAGGAGTGGACGGTGACGCCGCGCTCCGACCGCGTCGGCATCCGGCTGCACGGCGAGGTGCCGCTGGAGCGCGCCGTGGGCGGGGAGCTGCCCAGCGAGGGCGCGGTGACCGGCGCGATCCAGGTGCCGCCGGACGGTCAGCCCGTGCTGTTCCTCCCCGATCATCCGCTCACGGGCGGCTACCCCATCATCGGCGCACTCACCGACCGCAGCCTCGACCTCGCCGCGCAGCTCCCGCCGGGGGTGCACGTGCGCTTCATCGTGAAGGAGACCCCATGA
- a CDS encoding acetyl/propionyl/methylcrotonyl-CoA carboxylase subunit alpha, with the protein MTRVLIANRGEIAVRVIRACAEAGYTSVAVYADQDADALHVRLADEAVGLGGDTAASTYLSVEALIDAARRSGADAVHPGYGFLSESAAFARAVEGAGLVWIGPSPESIDALGDKMTARRIAQRVGAPLAAGTDEPLSGPEEAVAFAEEHGLPIAIKAAFGGGGRGLKVVRELSEVAAAFEAATREAVAAFGRGECFVERFLERPRHIEVQVLGDGRGGVVVVGDRDCSMQRRNQKLIEEAPAPALAPEQRSAIHEAARAICAEVQYRGAGTVEFLLAADGTISFLEVNTRLQVEHPVTEEVTGTDLVREQFRIAFGEGPSFTETPRPSGHAFEFRINAEDPGRGFLPSPGRVEALRIPGGPGVRWDSGIEAGDVVQPAFDSLIAKLIVHADTREAALVRARRALRELAVDGPATVIPFDLRAIDDPAFATDTFGVHTQWIETVLLPALDAQPRPAVAPVSGLQRFPVEVDGRRVVLGLPAELLAGIGRPATEAAPEPAADASELRTPAPGTLVRWLLDDGAEVAAGDPVAVLDAMKMETTVTAHRPGTLTRRAETGATVAPDAVLATIA; encoded by the coding sequence ATGACCCGTGTGCTCATCGCCAACCGCGGCGAGATCGCGGTGCGCGTGATCCGCGCCTGCGCCGAGGCCGGATACACGTCGGTCGCCGTGTACGCCGATCAGGATGCGGATGCGCTGCACGTGCGGCTCGCCGACGAGGCCGTCGGCCTGGGCGGTGACACGGCCGCGAGCACCTACCTATCGGTCGAGGCGCTGATCGACGCCGCGCGCCGCAGCGGGGCCGACGCGGTGCACCCCGGCTACGGCTTCCTCTCCGAGAGCGCGGCGTTCGCGCGGGCTGTCGAGGGCGCGGGGCTGGTGTGGATCGGCCCGTCGCCGGAGAGCATCGACGCCCTCGGCGACAAGATGACCGCGCGGCGCATCGCCCAGCGGGTCGGCGCACCCCTCGCGGCCGGCACCGACGAGCCGCTCTCCGGCCCGGAGGAGGCCGTGGCCTTCGCCGAGGAGCACGGGCTGCCGATCGCCATCAAGGCCGCGTTCGGCGGGGGCGGCCGCGGCCTCAAGGTCGTGCGGGAGCTGTCCGAGGTGGCGGCGGCGTTCGAGGCGGCGACGCGGGAGGCCGTGGCCGCGTTCGGTCGCGGCGAGTGCTTCGTGGAGCGGTTCCTGGAGCGCCCCCGGCACATCGAGGTGCAGGTGCTGGGAGACGGCCGCGGCGGCGTGGTCGTGGTGGGCGACCGCGACTGCTCGATGCAGCGGCGCAACCAGAAGCTGATCGAGGAGGCACCGGCACCCGCACTCGCTCCGGAGCAGCGGTCGGCGATCCACGAGGCGGCGCGGGCGATCTGCGCCGAGGTGCAGTACCGCGGGGCGGGCACCGTGGAGTTCCTGCTCGCGGCCGACGGCACGATCTCGTTCCTCGAGGTCAACACGCGCCTCCAGGTCGAGCATCCGGTGACGGAGGAGGTCACGGGCACCGACCTCGTGCGCGAGCAGTTCCGCATCGCGTTCGGCGAGGGGCCGTCGTTCACCGAGACCCCGCGGCCGTCGGGTCACGCGTTCGAGTTCCGCATCAACGCGGAAGACCCCGGTCGCGGGTTCCTTCCCAGCCCGGGGCGGGTCGAGGCGCTGCGCATCCCCGGCGGCCCCGGCGTGCGATGGGACAGCGGCATCGAGGCGGGCGACGTGGTGCAGCCCGCGTTCGACTCCCTGATCGCCAAGCTCATCGTGCACGCGGACACCCGGGAGGCCGCCCTCGTGCGAGCACGCCGGGCGCTGCGCGAGCTCGCCGTCGACGGCCCGGCGACCGTGATCCCGTTCGACCTCCGCGCGATCGACGACCCCGCGTTCGCGACCGACACCTTCGGGGTGCACACGCAGTGGATCGAGACGGTGCTGCTGCCCGCGCTCGACGCGCAGCCGCGACCGGCGGTCGCACCGGTGTCCGGGCTGCAGCGGTTCCCCGTGGAGGTCGATGGCCGCCGGGTCGTGCTCGGGCTGCCCGCGGAGCTGCTGGCGGGGATCGGCCGTCCGGCGACGGAGGCGGCACCGGAGCCTGCGGCGGACGCGTCCGAGCTCCGGACTCCCGCGCCGGGCACGCTCGTGCGGTGGCTGCTCGACGACGGCGCGGAGGTCGCGGCGGGCGACCCGGTGGCCGTGCTCGACGCGATGAAGATGGAGACGACGGTCACCGCGCACCGCCCCGGCACTCTCACCCGCCGCGCGGAGACCGGCGCGACCGTCGCGCCCGACGCCGTCCTCGCCACGATCGCCTGA
- a CDS encoding uracil-xanthine permease family protein has protein sequence MALWKLHGNGRTVEAGAVVRPDERLSWSATVAIGLQHVVAMFGATFLVPTLTGFPVSTTLLFSGLGTLIFLLITKNQLPSYLGSSFAFIAPITAAVAAGGTGSALAGVVAVGVLLAVVGLVVQFAGLRWVDALMPPVVAGAIVALIGFNLAPTAWSNFQLDPVTATITLVAIILFAVLFRGFLGRISIFLGVAVGFIWAAFTGSFDVPNALRGGKTPAELIAEAPWVGLPHFQLPDFVEPGTWSTIAMFLPVVLVLIAENVGHVRGVATMTEDPSINKHTGRALIADGVATTIAGGFGGSGTTTYGENIGVMAATRVYSTAVYWVAGLFAILLAFSPKVGEVFNSIPAGVLGGATTALYGLIGIIGIKIWVDSRVDFSRPVNQYTAAVSLVIGIAGFSMQLGDFAFGGIVLGTVAALLIYHLGNLIARARKTGADDPKPLEPVGPLGGDPA, from the coding sequence ATGGCCCTGTGGAAGCTGCACGGAAACGGACGCACGGTCGAGGCCGGCGCGGTCGTCCGTCCCGACGAGCGCCTGAGCTGGTCCGCCACCGTCGCGATCGGACTCCAGCACGTCGTCGCGATGTTCGGCGCCACCTTCCTCGTGCCGACGCTGACGGGCTTCCCGGTCTCGACGACCCTGCTGTTCAGCGGCCTCGGCACCCTCATCTTCCTGCTCATCACGAAGAACCAGCTGCCCAGCTACCTCGGCTCCTCGTTCGCGTTCATCGCCCCGATCACGGCCGCCGTCGCCGCGGGTGGCACCGGCTCGGCGCTCGCGGGCGTCGTCGCGGTCGGCGTGCTCCTCGCCGTCGTCGGGCTCGTCGTGCAGTTCGCCGGGCTGCGATGGGTCGACGCGCTCATGCCCCCGGTGGTCGCAGGGGCCATCGTCGCCCTGATCGGCTTCAACCTCGCCCCCACCGCGTGGAGCAACTTCCAGCTCGACCCGGTGACCGCGACCATCACCCTCGTCGCGATCATCCTGTTCGCGGTGCTGTTCCGCGGCTTCCTCGGCCGCATCTCGATCTTCCTCGGCGTCGCGGTCGGCTTCATCTGGGCCGCGTTCACCGGCTCGTTCGACGTGCCCAACGCCCTCCGCGGCGGCAAGACACCGGCCGAGCTCATCGCCGAGGCACCCTGGGTCGGCCTGCCGCACTTCCAGCTCCCCGACTTCGTCGAGCCGGGCACGTGGTCGACCATCGCGATGTTCCTGCCGGTCGTGCTCGTGCTCATCGCCGAGAACGTCGGCCACGTGCGCGGCGTCGCGACCATGACCGAGGACCCGTCGATCAACAAGCACACCGGCCGCGCACTGATCGCCGACGGCGTCGCGACCACGATCGCGGGCGGCTTCGGCGGCTCGGGCACCACGACCTACGGCGAGAACATCGGCGTGATGGCCGCGACCCGCGTGTACTCGACCGCCGTCTACTGGGTGGCCGGCCTCTTCGCGATCCTGCTCGCGTTCTCCCCCAAGGTCGGCGAGGTGTTCAACTCGATCCCCGCCGGCGTGCTGGGCGGCGCGACCACGGCCCTGTACGGCCTGATCGGCATCATCGGCATCAAGATCTGGGTCGACAGCCGCGTGGACTTCTCGCGCCCGGTCAACCAGTACACGGCCGCGGTGTCGCTCGTGATCGGCATCGCCGGGTTCTCGATGCAGCTCGGCGACTTCGCGTTCGGCGGCATCGTCCTCGGCACCGTCGCGGCGCTGCTCATCTACCACCTGGGCAACCTGATCGCCCGCGCCCGCAAGACCGGCGCCGACGACCCGAAGCCCCTTGAGCCCGTCGGCCCCCTGGGCGGCGACCCCGCGTAA
- a CDS encoding phosphoribosylaminoimidazolesuccinocarboxamide synthase encodes MSTPTAGTAQSIPGWRHLYSGKVRDLYASEDPADTRILVVASDRVSAFDVVLSPGITDKGALLTRLSRWWFAQLDVPNHLAPGELPEEVADRAMLAQSLEMLPIECVVRGYITGSGWAEYQEHGTVCGITLPDGLHNGDRLPEPLFTPAYKAPMGEHDENITFDRVVELVGAERAAELRDTSLAVYAKAAAIAEERGLILADTKFEFGTDADGTLRLADEVLTSDSSRYWDAEAWRTGTTPAERMASFDKQIVRDWLAANWDKQGEPPALPDEVVARTTARYRELIDRLGA; translated from the coding sequence GTGAGCACACCCACGGCAGGCACCGCGCAGAGCATCCCCGGTTGGCGACACCTCTACTCCGGCAAGGTCCGCGACCTCTACGCCTCGGAGGACCCGGCCGACACCCGCATCCTCGTCGTCGCCTCCGACCGGGTGAGCGCCTTCGACGTGGTGCTGTCGCCCGGCATCACCGACAAGGGGGCCCTGCTCACCCGCCTCAGCCGCTGGTGGTTCGCCCAGCTCGACGTGCCGAACCACCTGGCCCCGGGCGAGCTGCCCGAGGAGGTCGCCGACCGCGCGATGCTCGCCCAGTCGCTGGAGATGCTCCCGATCGAGTGCGTCGTGCGCGGCTACATCACCGGCTCCGGCTGGGCCGAGTATCAGGAGCACGGCACGGTGTGCGGCATCACCCTCCCGGACGGCCTGCACAACGGCGACCGGCTGCCCGAACCGCTGTTCACCCCCGCGTACAAGGCGCCGATGGGCGAGCACGACGAGAACATCACGTTCGACCGCGTCGTCGAGCTGGTCGGTGCCGAGCGAGCGGCCGAGCTGCGCGACACCTCCCTGGCCGTGTACGCGAAGGCGGCGGCGATCGCCGAGGAGCGGGGCCTGATCCTGGCCGACACCAAGTTCGAGTTCGGCACCGATGCCGACGGCACCCTGCGCCTCGCCGACGAGGTGCTCACCAGCGACTCCTCGCGGTACTGGGACGCCGAGGCCTGGCGCACCGGCACCACCCCGGCCGAGCGGATGGCGAGCTTCGACAAGCAGATCGTGCGCGACTGGCTCGCCGCGAACTGGGACAAGCAGGGCGAGCCGCCCGCGCTGCCCGACGAGGTCGTCGCCCGGACGACCGCGCGCTACCGCGAACTCATCGACCGCCTGGGCGCCTGA
- a CDS encoding DUF2945 domain-containing protein gives MTKDLAKGDRVSWNTSQGRTRGTVVEKRTKDFTFAGQHFTASDEEPAYLVESEKSGDRAAHKGSALRRLG, from the coding sequence ATGACGAAGGATCTCGCGAAAGGCGATCGGGTGAGCTGGAACACGTCGCAGGGGCGCACGCGCGGCACGGTGGTCGAGAAGCGGACGAAGGACTTCACGTTCGCGGGGCAGCACTTCACCGCCTCGGACGAGGAGCCGGCGTATCTCGTGGAGTCGGAGAAGAGCGGCGATCGTGCGGCGCACAAGGGCTCCGCTCTGCGTCGGCTGGGGTGA
- a CDS encoding PadR family transcriptional regulator → MAKDPVDALTPLGVMVLALLRESDMHPYEMVRLLRARHDDRLITVTNGTLYHTVARLQRAGLLAEVGTDRDGKRPERTTYTLTDAGRETVVSWVRRALPRIDREVDARVALAEAHNLERTDVVALLHDRRAALRDSHALHHDGLRGARTKGVPAQVLVEIERQEALLDAELRWLDSLLTRLDGDDLPWGPDAFDDSDRYRAQRKAAQQ, encoded by the coding sequence ATGGCGAAGGACCCGGTGGACGCGCTCACGCCGCTCGGCGTGATGGTGCTCGCGCTGCTGCGCGAGAGCGACATGCACCCCTACGAGATGGTCCGGCTGCTGCGCGCTCGGCACGACGATCGGCTCATCACCGTCACCAACGGCACGCTGTACCACACGGTCGCCCGGCTGCAGCGGGCGGGGCTGCTCGCCGAGGTCGGGACCGACCGCGACGGAAAGCGGCCGGAGCGCACGACCTACACGCTCACCGACGCGGGGCGCGAGACGGTGGTCTCCTGGGTGCGTCGCGCCCTGCCCCGCATCGATCGCGAGGTCGACGCCCGGGTCGCGCTCGCCGAGGCCCACAACCTCGAACGCACCGATGTCGTCGCGCTGCTCCACGACCGCCGCGCCGCCCTCCGGGACTCGCACGCGCTGCACCATGACGGGCTCCGCGGCGCCCGCACCAAGGGTGTCCCCGCCCAGGTCCTCGTCGAGATCGAGCGACAGGAGGCGCTGCTCGACGCGGAGCTGCGCTGGCTCGACTCCCTGCTCACCCGCCTCGACGGCGACGATCTCCCCTGGGGGCCGGACGCCTTCGACGACTCCGACCGCTACCGCGCTCAGCGAAAGGCTGCACAGCAATGA